The stretch of DNA TTCTCCAGCATAAGCACGGATATGGCAGCCCATCCAGAGTTGATGTTTAAATTTTTTGAAATAATTGTGGAGGTAAAAGTTAAATCCTACTTTGCTAGCAATGACACTACGTTGAAAGCGATGTTTGTTTACATAAACACCGATTGCTGTTACCAATCCCCAGTGTCCAAAAAGGAGTTCATGAGTTGCTAAAACAGAGAGTCGAGCATAGTTCAAATGTTCTAATTTTAATCCACCATTGTGCCGATCAAAAACATAAGGAGCAGTATTATATAAATACTCCACAGACAAACTCAGTTTGCTAATCCGAGCCATTAATCTGGAAACACCAAGCGAAATACTATAAATCGGATATTTGGGTCCCCTTGTTCCATTTTCTGTCAGACCTAAGCCAATATTGATAAATGGTCGGAAGCTCTGATTAAGAGCAGGCAACTTAGCCAGAACCTGTTGAGACAAGCTATCTGGGATTTTGGGTGCATTGAAACTATATTGAATCCCAATTTGAGCAAAAGGGATATTAATTCCTAAATTAGGATTGGTAAAACCACCATTGGAATAATGCGTAATTCCTGCGCCTATATAAAGGTGTAGAGGATCTGCTATTTGATACCGAAATAAGGTTCGAACCGTTGCACAAGCATTAATAGGTGCCCCTATCACAATGTTCTTTTTATTGGTAAAACTATTGAAGGTTTTAGTAATTAATCCAGCCCCCCATCCTACTCTCAACAACCAATCAAAACGCTTAGCCTTAAACAATTTAAAATCTAGGCAGGGAACAAGATAAAAAGCCTCCCCTAAGACATCCTTATTTCCTAACGTTTGATAAGCCAACAAATAAGCTACCGTAGGTTGTTTGTATAAAATAGACCAAATTTTCTTGCCCTGCGTTCTTTGCAGCCAAGCAATTTCTGTTGTCTGAACCAGCTCTTTGATCGCAGGATAACGAGGATGAATTGGAATATTCGTTCCTAATTGGTAATTCACTTCTACTCCATGTTGTTGCCCAAAGGCAACAGTTCCTACTAATAATTGAAGAACGAATATCAGTCTTTTCATAGTTGTGTAAGCATCATCATCTAATTATCGCCAGCAGCTCCTCCTCCAATAAACTCATCATCGTCGTCGTCATCATCAATCAAATCATCAGGATCTATATCATCATCTATATATTCACTAATTTGATGCATTACTTTTAAAGCACTCTCGCAAGACTCATCAATCTTTAAAGCCTGATCCAACTGTACTTTGGCAAAGTCATAATCGTGCATATATTTTATCAAAAAGTTAGCATAATCAACATAGACAGAGGCATTGTTTTGATCTACTAAAAGGTAGTTTTCATAGCACATAGAGATGGCTCCATAATCTTGGTAAATATTTTCTAAAATAGCAATCAAATTTCGAAGGGTTTGGGGCTGTTTGGGAGCAACCTTTAATGATTTTTCATAATAAACCTTTGCCTTGTCATGCTCCCCCAAATGAGAATTATACAGATTTCCTAAACTCGTTAATAACAAACCACTATCTCCATGAATAGGGTGATCTAGCCCCCGTTCAAAAGTTTCGATAGCAGCATCTATATCTTCGTCCTCCTGCCACTGAATTTGTCCTAACAAATTTAGTGCTTCTTCCTGATATTCGTTAATATCCAAGGCTATATCAATAAATTGTCTAGCTCTTTTAACATCTTTTAGCGCATAATGCGCCTCTGCAATTCGAACGTGAGTTTCGACCATAAAAGGCTCTATTTCGATCACTTTATTATAACAAACAATAGCTCCCTCGTAATCTTCAAAGACACTAGCTTTTAAGATACCTAATTGCAGTAATCCATACACGTGTTCTGTATTATGCGTAACACAACGTTCGTAAAAATCAGCTGCCTTATCCACTTCATTTGCTTTCTCAGCCAAACGCCCCAAAGCATAAAGCGCCTCATCATTTGTATCGTTGTATTGAACAATCCCCTCAAAACAACTTTGTGCTTCTGTTGCTAAATCAAACATCATATACAGCTTTCGTCCCAAGTCTAAATAGTACTCCACCAATATGGATGACCCTACCAATAAAGGCTCATAGTGAGCTTTTACCTGCGTAAATGTAGCAAAGTTGGCTGCTTGCAAATCGGCATAATCTCCCATCCATGGCAAATATTCCATAATTGACTTAAAGATACTAAAAGTAGCCTCTATTTGATGGCGATCTGTTTCCTCCAAAATGGTCAATAAATGCCCCAATGCTTTCTCGGCAATTGTCTCATCGGAATGAATCTGCCACAATAAGATAAGTGTATCTTTTAAGTCTGATACAGCAGAAGGATTAAGCTTGTCTAATGTCTTTATAATAATTGATTCTTCAGAATTGAGTAAAGTGTGGATTAGCTCATGCATAATATATGTCGAATAGTTCTATAAGTTGCCTGCAAATTTAATTTAAATAATGGGATTTGTACTAAAATGTTTGTGATCAGACAACATTTAAATAATGAATTTAGTACATTTGCTTAAAATCCGCTCAACAAGCTATGAATAGTAATTTTATGAGTTGGATTTCTTTTTTATCCCTTAGGAATTATAAAAGCAATGTTAGGTTGTTTTCTATTAAGCTGCTGTTTCTAGCCATTTCATAATCGATTTTCATCAAACAGGAAGGGGTTTAGTGGTTGTATTCTACTAAACAATTTCATAAAAAATATCTTACACGATTGGGTCAACTACATAAGAAGCAACCATTTTATCTCAAACTATTTTTTGTATTACTTTTTGGCTTAGGTGTAATACACAGCACTTCTGTTCGTGCCCAAAACATTCCTAATACTCCCCAACAAGCACCTGTCAAACCCAATCCTGCTCCTAAACCACTTGCTGCACCTGTTCATTTGCCCGTTAGTAAAAACAAGGTTGCTACCACTATTAATGATATTTCAAAGGTTTCCTCCATTTCTTATTATCCTAAGTCCTTTAAGGTAAAAGAAAGTAAACTCAGTCGCAAATATTATAACAATAATATTTTTGATATAGACGAATCTGACAACCCTTTTGCCCTGCCAATAGGAGGCGACAAAACAAAAAGGAAAATAAAAACAAAAAATAATCAAGGACGACAATTTGTTTTTGCTGAACTATTTATGCCCAATGATGCAACTCGTTCGCAAACGACCCAATGGCTAATTTTTGTTCTTTTGGGAATACTATCATTTATGTCCATTCTTATTGCCATTTATTCCAGACAGGTTGCTATTATTTTAAAAACCTTTTTGAGTACAAGTGCCACCCCCAATGGACAAAGAGAGCAAGGTAGTTTTCTCAAGCCCGAAAACTTTTCTGCTTATATTTTATTTGTACTGAGTATGGGCACGTTCTGCTTTTTAGTTGCTCAGGTTCTATCTCAAGAAGTGCAATTCAATACATTTGGCACCTTATTACTCAGTATAGGAGGCATAGCTGGAATTTATTTCTTAAAACATCTACAACTTAAAATATTATCTTATGTCCTTCCTTTTCCACAAGAAATAGAAGCCTATAGTTTTATTTTATCCAACACCAACAAAACCCTAGGTTTTATACTTGTCCCTCTCTTGTTTTTGCTAGCACATACCCCCTCATCTACACAGTTATTTGTGCTTTATTTTTGTTTTATTTTGTTGGGATTAATTTATATTTATCGCACATTAAAAGGTTTAGCTACAGCTGGAAGTATAATTTTATTTCATAAATTCCATTTTTTTGTGTACCTTTGTGCCGTTGAAATAGCCCCGATATTAATTCTATTAAAGCTATTGTCCATTTTGTAATGAAATAAGCATTGGATGTCAGCAGAGTCAAAAGACAAATTGAACAAAGTAGAGAGCATATTGGTTACACAATTAACCACAAAAAACAATAGAGCTCCATACGACAAACTGGTTGAACGGTTTGGATTAAAAATTGATTATCGCCCCTTTACAGAGGTAATACCAGTTACTGCAAAAGATTTTAGAAAACAGAAAATTGTTTTAGAAAATTATACTGCAATTATTCTCACAAGCAAAAGTGCTGTAGACCACTTTTTTAGACTTTGTGATGAGATGCGTTATAAGGTTCCTTCCGATTTGAAGTATTTCTGTAAATCAGAAGCCGTAGCATTGTATCTACAAAAGCACATTGTTTATAGAAAACGTAAAGTTTTCTTTGGCAAACGTACATTGGATGATCTAAAACCATCGTTGTTAAAACACAAAAAGAAAGAGAAGTTTTTACTGCCTTGTTCCAATTTTGGAGGGCGTAACTTTGCTTCTTTCTTAGAAGAGAACGACTTTGATTTTAATGAATCTGTTATGTATTTAGCAGCAAGTAGTGACATTTCAGACTTAGAAGATGTTTTTTATGACATCTTGGTCTTTTTTAGCCCACTAAGCTTGCAGTCTTTGTATGATAACTTCCCTGAATTTAAGCAAAACAAAACACGTATTGCTGCATTTGGAAAAACTACTGCTCAAGCAGTACTAGATAGAGGTTTAAGATTAGACATCAAAGCCCCTACGCCAGAAACACCATCTATGACCATGGCAATTGAAAAATACATTCGCCAAACCTTAGAAGGAGCTTCTACTTCAGGAAAGTAAATGTTTAGTCATTAAAAACTAATAGTTCGTTGATTTTTTGTCAAAAATGCAAAAATCACTAACTATATTCAGTTGAATGTTTTTTTTCAACGAACTAATGTAAAAATAAAACAGCTAGGAATAGATTTCTAGCTGTTTTATTTTAGTGTTATTTTTTCTTCTTAAGAGCTGCAAGTCTTTGCTTTGCTTTGCTATGTAAATTAGCTTGGTATTGATCTGGCTTTTCCTTCAAACATTTTTCATAAAATGTTTTTGCCTTTTCTAGTTCGTCTCTAGATTCATAGATAATTCCCATTTGTAAGGCAGCATTGCAGGCATAATAATAGGGTTTCTTAGTTCCCTTGAGTAAGGTTTCAGCATAGCTTTTGAGCGCAGCGTCATTTTTTTTCATTTTTTGTAAAATTCTGCCCTTTCGGTAATTGTATTCTATTTTTTCTTGCTCTGTTTTTAATGCTTTTAGATCGCATTTTTGTAGTGCTTGGTAAGCCTGATCGTAATAGCCTCCGTCATAAGACAGCCTTGATTTTAGCAAGTCAATATTAGGAATAACTTTAGCCTTTGCAAATTCCATTTCATTCATTGCCGTCCTATCCTGAGCAGTATTGTATTCGCCTTTTTTCTCTACCAAAGACATATAATATCGATATTTAGCCTCGTCTTTTTTTAGTAGACTAATCCAAGCTAATCTATGGTAAGCCTCTTTAATGCCATTAGCCCCTCTATACCTAGCCAAAAAGTTATTAAAATCGGCTTCTGCTTTTAAATCTAAACGATAAAGCTTACACATACCTTTCATAACATCCATATATGGAAAATAGTGATACTCCTCTCCTTTTGGATATTTTTCTAGAATAAGAAAAGCCTGCTTACTCTTTCCTATTTTTATATTCCTATTGGCCAATATATAAGCAGCCATAGGATTTTTGGTAAAATCTAAAATGGTCGTGTTAATAGCTCCCCAAGCCTTCATGTCATTGTTTCCCATATAAAGCAATAACATTCCATAAATCACCTGTACTTCTTCGTTAAATTCAAAGGTTGCATATTTTTTTCCATAGTTGATTACATCTGCTAATTCTTCCAATCCTTGCGCTACATTCCCCTTTAGTCCTACTAAAGAAGCCCCCCATTGGTATTTTCCAGGGATAGCCCCCACCATGGTATGCAAAATACCCAAAGCTCGTTTATTGGGCATAAAATTAGGGAATTGCTTGGCATTTCGTTCCAACAAAACAGAGGCTTTTTTAATACTCTTAAACGCTTCCATATTATCTTGAAACAACGCATAAATCATCCCCCAACGCAGGTGAATATCAGCTTGTGTAAATAACGTATAAGGGTCTCCTGCTGCCCCCTGTTGCAACCAAGCCAATCGTTCTTCTTTGTGGGTCAAGTATTTGCCATAAATATCCTTAGGTTTCCCATCAATAAAGGCATAAAAAAACTCAATATAATCCTCTAAATAATGAGGGATTAAATTAAACGCATTGCCTTTTTTCTCTTTTTTTAGTTTGGGGATTACTTCTTGAAATTTTAGGGTCATAATGTCATGAAAAATAGTATTCAATTCATCATTCCACTTAAAAAACCCAGCATTGTTTAACTCTTCGGGTTCTGATTGTGCATATCCGCTTGAAATCGAGATAAAAAATAGCACTAAAAAGATATAAATATGTTTCATCATTATGGAGATTTTTTATTGCTTGACAGCCCCTATTTAGGGTTCTGATTGTCAAAGATGCAAAGTAATGATAAAAAAAACCTCAAGAACAATTAAATTCTTGAGGTCTTTTTCTTTACCTATATATTAGGATCAATTACTGTTCCACATTTTCTTGCTCTGCTTCCAACTCTTCTAATGACATTTCTATATTAGAAGCCACCAAAACTCTAGCACAATGTTCACAAGTAATAATACGTTTACGTTGTCCCAGTTCCAATTGCGTTTGAGGAGGTACTTGGCTAAAACATCCACTACAAGCATCACGCTCTACGGTTACAACAGCCAAGCCATTTTTGTAAGAAGTTGCTAGTTTGTCATAAACAGCAAGTAAGCTTTCATCAATTTTTTTGCGAGCACGTTTTTCTTTTCTCAAAAACTTTTGTTCATCTTTCTCCGTTTTAGCAGTAATTTTTTCTAATTCTTCCTGCTTCAACTTCATATCCGTTCTCTTATCCTCTTGCTTTTTCTTAGAAGCCTCCAAAGTAATATCCTTATTACTTAATTTTTGTTGAGTTTCTCTGATTCGTTTATTAGCCAACTGAATGTCTAATTTTTGAAGCTCAACCTCACGAGTAAGCGCTTCGTACTCACGGTTATTTTTTACATTATTTTGTTGCTTGTTGTACTTCTCAATCAACGCTTCTGCCTCTTTAATTTTATTTTCATGCTGTACAACAGCCATTTGCAATTCTTTATGCTCCTCTTCTAGTTTGACGATTCTTTTATCTAGTGCCCCGATTTCATTCTCTAGCGCGCTAACCTCCAAAGGAAGCTCTCCTTGCAATTTTTTAATGTTGTTTAGTTTAGTATTAACCATTTGCAACTCATACAAGTTTTTCAGCTTTTCCTCTACAGGTAGATTAGCATTAGCATTTTTCTTTGCCATAATATTATAGATAATTTATTGGATTTGTATTTATTTCAGTACAATGGACTGCGAAATTACGAAATTTTTGTGTTAATAGCTCATAAAATAGCTCAATTGTAAATTGTTCACTCTCATAATGCCCAATATCAGCTATAATTATGCGATTTTCGGCATCAAAAAACTGGTGATACTTATAATCACCCGTAATAAATAGGTCAGCTTGCGCTCTTGTTGCATTTTTTAGCAAAAAGCTACCTGCACCACCACAAAGCGCAACCGATTTAATTTCTTTTTTGCACAAAGCGGTATATCGAACACAGTCCGTCTTCATCCGCTGTTTTAACATTTTTAAGAATGCCATAGGCTCCATGGGTGTTTTTAATTCCCCAATAAGCCCTGCTCCTATCTCTTTGTATTGGTTTCCCAAAGCAACAATGTCATAGGCAACTTCTTCATAAGGATGCGCTGCCAACAAAGCACGAATAACCTTAGCTTCTAAATGAGCAGGAAAAATGACCTCAACCTTATCCTCTTTTTCATAGTGTCGTTCACCAACATTTCCGAGGGTTGGGTTACTTTGTTCATTTCCTTTAAATGCTCCTTTTCCTTCTACACTAAAACTACATTCTGAATAATTCCCTAAATTCCCAGCTCCTGCTTCAAATAAAGCCTGTTCAACTTGCTGAGTAGCATGCTTTGGTACAAACGTATATATTTTTTTTAATAGCCCTTTCTTGGGTGCTAAAATACGAGTATTAATCAACCCTATCTTTTCAGCAATTTTGCTATTAACACCATTTTTATACACATTATCTAAATTGGTATGAGCTGCATAAATAGCTATGTCGTGCTGGATAGCTTTAATGATAACCCGTTCTACATAATTACTTCCAGTAAATCGTTTTAAACCACCAAATACAATAGGATGATGTGCGATCACCAAATTGCATTGTTTGGCAATTGCTTCATCGATAACTGCTTCTATCGTATCCAAAGCAATGAGCACCCCTGTTACCTCTTTATTGCTATCTCCCACAATTAACCCTGCATTGTCATAACTCTCTTGAAAAGAAGGAGGTGCAATAGATTCAATGTAAGTGATTATATTTTTTATTTTCATGTCACTTTTAGTTTTATGAAGCCTAGACTAAAGGTCTTCACTATCGTCATCTGCAACCAAATGGCGACCAAGATTTAATTCTGGGTTTTCTGAAGTAAGATATGCACTGACTTGCTCAAAATCAGCTTGAGAAAAGGTGAATAAATGCTTATAAATTCTTTCTTTATTAAAATAAATTTCCTGCTTTCTTATACTAATATCCCCTTCCCTATAAGCATAACGCTTGGTAATGATCCCAAGGCTATTTCGAATAGAAATTGTTGTCTCTGTTACTTCTAATACAGCATTGTTATAAGCATTATTAAGCCCAATAACAAGCCATATAAGCCCCAAAATAATTCGATAAACACTATCCGTATACAAAGACAATAAAATTAAAAAAAATGCCATAGATATAATCAATGTTAAAAACCAAAGTTGATATCTAATCTTTAATATAGGCATATTTTTATAATTTAATACTAAACGCTAAGCATACTAGATCTTGTTATAAATGAAGGTATATGGTAAAATTTTCTATCCATACAGCCAATTCTTGATAAAGTCTATTAAACGAAAAAGAGGGGAACAGTTAAACTGTTCCCCCTTTATATCTATCACTTATACATTTGATACTTATCGACTACCAAATATACAAGGCGTTATACTTTAGTATTTCCATTTTCTATTTGCTCCACCGTCACCAGCAGGCTTGCTTTGCTCTTGAGCATTATCTTCAGCAATGTAGAACTCTACACGACGGTTCATAAAGTGCTCCGCTTCTTTATTAGCA from Aureispira anguillae encodes:
- a CDS encoding acyloxyacyl hydrolase yields the protein MKRLIFVLQLLVGTVAFGQQHGVEVNYQLGTNIPIHPRYPAIKELVQTTEIAWLQRTQGKKIWSILYKQPTVAYLLAYQTLGNKDVLGEAFYLVPCLDFKLFKAKRFDWLLRVGWGAGLITKTFNSFTNKKNIVIGAPINACATVRTLFRYQIADPLHLYIGAGITHYSNGGFTNPNLGINIPFAQIGIQYSFNAPKIPDSLSQQVLAKLPALNQSFRPFINIGLGLTENGTRGPKYPIYSISLGVSRLMARISKLSLSVEYLYNTAPYVFDRHNGGLKLEHLNYARLSVLATHELLFGHWGLVTAIGVYVNKHRFQRSVIASKVGFNFYLHNYFKKFKHQLWMGCHIRAYAGEAEFVELVIGYNW
- a CDS encoding tetratricopeptide repeat protein; this translates as MHELIHTLLNSEESIIIKTLDKLNPSAVSDLKDTLILLWQIHSDETIAEKALGHLLTILEETDRHQIEATFSIFKSIMEYLPWMGDYADLQAANFATFTQVKAHYEPLLVGSSILVEYYLDLGRKLYMMFDLATEAQSCFEGIVQYNDTNDEALYALGRLAEKANEVDKAADFYERCVTHNTEHVYGLLQLGILKASVFEDYEGAIVCYNKVIEIEPFMVETHVRIAEAHYALKDVKRARQFIDIALDINEYQEEALNLLGQIQWQEDEDIDAAIETFERGLDHPIHGDSGLLLTSLGNLYNSHLGEHDKAKVYYEKSLKVAPKQPQTLRNLIAILENIYQDYGAISMCYENYLLVDQNNASVYVDYANFLIKYMHDYDFAKVQLDQALKIDESCESALKVMHQISEYIDDDIDPDDLIDDDDDDDEFIGGGAAGDN
- a CDS encoding DUF4271 domain-containing protein encodes the protein MGQLHKKQPFYLKLFFVLLFGLGVIHSTSVRAQNIPNTPQQAPVKPNPAPKPLAAPVHLPVSKNKVATTINDISKVSSISYYPKSFKVKESKLSRKYYNNNIFDIDESDNPFALPIGGDKTKRKIKTKNNQGRQFVFAELFMPNDATRSQTTQWLIFVLLGILSFMSILIAIYSRQVAIILKTFLSTSATPNGQREQGSFLKPENFSAYILFVLSMGTFCFLVAQVLSQEVQFNTFGTLLLSIGGIAGIYFLKHLQLKILSYVLPFPQEIEAYSFILSNTNKTLGFILVPLLFLLAHTPSSTQLFVLYFCFILLGLIYIYRTLKGLATAGSIILFHKFHFFVYLCAVEIAPILILLKLLSIL
- a CDS encoding uroporphyrinogen-III synthase, with the translated sequence MSAESKDKLNKVESILVTQLTTKNNRAPYDKLVERFGLKIDYRPFTEVIPVTAKDFRKQKIVLENYTAIILTSKSAVDHFFRLCDEMRYKVPSDLKYFCKSEAVALYLQKHIVYRKRKVFFGKRTLDDLKPSLLKHKKKEKFLLPCSNFGGRNFASFLEENDFDFNESVMYLAASSDISDLEDVFYDILVFFSPLSLQSLYDNFPEFKQNKTRIAAFGKTTAQAVLDRGLRLDIKAPTPETPSMTMAIEKYIRQTLEGASTSGK
- a CDS encoding tetratricopeptide repeat protein, giving the protein MMKHIYIFLVLFFISISSGYAQSEPEELNNAGFFKWNDELNTIFHDIMTLKFQEVIPKLKKEKKGNAFNLIPHYLEDYIEFFYAFIDGKPKDIYGKYLTHKEERLAWLQQGAAGDPYTLFTQADIHLRWGMIYALFQDNMEAFKSIKKASVLLERNAKQFPNFMPNKRALGILHTMVGAIPGKYQWGASLVGLKGNVAQGLEELADVINYGKKYATFEFNEEVQVIYGMLLLYMGNNDMKAWGAINTTILDFTKNPMAAYILANRNIKIGKSKQAFLILEKYPKGEEYHYFPYMDVMKGMCKLYRLDLKAEADFNNFLARYRGANGIKEAYHRLAWISLLKKDEAKYRYYMSLVEKKGEYNTAQDRTAMNEMEFAKAKVIPNIDLLKSRLSYDGGYYDQAYQALQKCDLKALKTEQEKIEYNYRKGRILQKMKKNDAALKSYAETLLKGTKKPYYYACNAALQMGIIYESRDELEKAKTFYEKCLKEKPDQYQANLHSKAKQRLAALKKKK
- a CDS encoding zinc ribbon domain-containing protein, whose protein sequence is MAKKNANANLPVEEKLKNLYELQMVNTKLNNIKKLQGELPLEVSALENEIGALDKRIVKLEEEHKELQMAVVQHENKIKEAEALIEKYNKQQNNVKNNREYEALTREVELQKLDIQLANKRIRETQQKLSNKDITLEASKKKQEDKRTDMKLKQEELEKITAKTEKDEQKFLRKEKRARKKIDESLLAVYDKLATSYKNGLAVVTVERDACSGCFSQVPPQTQLELGQRKRIITCEHCARVLVASNIEMSLEELEAEQENVEQ
- a CDS encoding Nif3-like dinuclear metal center hexameric protein yields the protein MKIKNIITYIESIAPPSFQESYDNAGLIVGDSNKEVTGVLIALDTIEAVIDEAIAKQCNLVIAHHPIVFGGLKRFTGSNYVERVIIKAIQHDIAIYAAHTNLDNVYKNGVNSKIAEKIGLINTRILAPKKGLLKKIYTFVPKHATQQVEQALFEAGAGNLGNYSECSFSVEGKGAFKGNEQSNPTLGNVGERHYEKEDKVEVIFPAHLEAKVIRALLAAHPYEEVAYDIVALGNQYKEIGAGLIGELKTPMEPMAFLKMLKQRMKTDCVRYTALCKKEIKSVALCGGAGSFLLKNATRAQADLFITGDYKYHQFFDAENRIIIADIGHYESEQFTIELFYELLTQKFRNFAVHCTEINTNPINYL